The Anopheles maculipalpis chromosome 3RL, idAnoMacuDA_375_x, whole genome shotgun sequence genomic sequence AACATTCAACCATACCGTATCCTGAGGCGATATAGGACGCACTACGCCAAAGTGCGTAAAGGGGATGAGATGAAATCGCACCGTACGAATGCGTGATAAACCATCCCAAAATCGCGATATCGCGCTCCCGTCGCAGCATTTGGGAAACGCAACCATGTTCAACGTTCTAACACCACTAACCTTGTTACATCTCTTTCTTCCGCAGATCAAACGGTTCGCTCTCGGGTTTCTGCGCAGCACCGAGGAAAGTTTGCCGCTCATGTGCCATAAATCATCGCCCACCTCGCCGCAGAAGAAGCTTAACGACATCCTGTCCGAGGACATCTACACGCTCGACCAGATCGTGTCGAGCAAGTTTGGCGACTCGTGCAAGCAATCGTTCGCCGGTTCGACACGTTTACTGGCCGGCGGTACGACGAACGCGTCCACGCCCGCCgcaccaacaacaaccgtCGCCGATGGTATAGAGTACGAGTTTAAGCGGAACCTGATccgacagacaaacagtgccAGCTCGAGCCCGAAACGGTTCCCCACGCTAACGCCACCGAAACACGCCGACAGTCTGAACAGCGTTAGTCTTGGCGAGGACAGTGAGGAGCTTAAACGGGCGTCCTGGTTCCAGGCCGGGTTACCGCGCGAACTATCGCTCGAGGTACTGACCCAGCAGAGTCCGGGTGCGTTCCTGGTGCGGAGAAGCACCACGAAGCACGGATGTTTCGCGCTATCGTTGCGCGTTCCACCAGGGCCAGGTCCGAAGGTGGTGCACTATTTAATTATGAAAACCGAGCGTGGATATAAAATTAAGGTAATTTATTGCTGGTGGGACTTGGGTGTGGGGGGAGGTAGGGATGTTCATTCGTTCGAGTCCGGTGTACGTATGTGGCAATTTTGTATCATTATGATCGTGGGCACCTGTTTCCGTTTTTGGGGCAGGATTTTCCGGTCCGGAAGCTTAATTTTGGTTGGGGTTGGAAAATGTCGCGTTGGTACTCGCATGCAcaaatggagagagagagagagagagagagagagagagagagagagagagagagagagagagagagagagagagagagagaggataaATTGGAATTTAAATTACAAGCCACTGGTAGAGGTCTAGCGTCTCTAAATGATTGCGAAAAGTTTGAAAGTGGCCCTTAATTGGTCAGCACCGCGCTTTTAAATATGCACCAACACTCAAAAAGGACACCCATTACAGCGCGCCATGTGAGTAATTTCGGTTTTAATATTGCTGATGCGAAGTTAGTCACTCAAGTTAATGCAATTTCTGTGAAGCACCGCCAGCTACACTAATCATGGCAGCAAGGTTAAACGAACCGgaagaaaacacttttccaaagTCGAAATTAGCTGATTATGgccaagcgtgtgtgtgtgagtattttatggaaaaataaacacttgcAGTAATGTAGCGTGATCACTTCACCGTGCTAAGCGATACCATCCTTCGAAAGGATAGAAACATTATATTCAATTTGTAGCCAATAATGTAGCTGCCAGCATACGGATGGATGGGTGACATTTTCAGCTTATTTACATGCTAATCATAGTGCTATTGAACGTGGCGCGACACGACCATTCGGGACATGTCCTAGCGGTATGAAACCGCATCTAAAGGGCATTGATCTGAAAAACATGTTTATCATccattttaggttttttttgtgcgaacGATTTTTTAGTTGTTGCTGCATTGTATTGTGGCTGGAGGATTGGTGCATAAATCGCcataaattttcaatgaaTATGTGTGCCTTCGGCCCCGTTCCATAAATCATGCATTTAACGCCTGTGTACAGTCTGGCTTTGGGAAAGCGGGACGCTGTTTTCCCGAGTCATGCTAAACGGGATTGCATTTGCGAAAACTTTATTCCCACGCTGGCTTATGGAGTGCAAATTAATATGGAGGCTTTTTTGTTAGACATTGCGAAATCAGTTGGCACTCTTTAATGCAATGAGACACTGTTGGATGAATAATGTATGTGGGAGTGAGCAAAATGGTCATAGCTAATGATGTTGCTAAATATTGTAAGCGAATTATGCTTCTGGCGATTTGGttatgaatttaaataatttgtcaACAACGATTTATGTTCATTGTAATATCGATTtgcagtttattttattgcttcaataatttaataatatttgGTGTATGGAGTGATttcttttatctttatttttcaatctttttgctgtaaaacttCTCCAAGAGTTTTCCGGAAGCAGGTTGAATCCCAGTCTCGGCTAGATTATATCCAAATACCACGCATATCATACAGCACACGGCAATCCTTAAACGCCTAAGCATACACTGTAACACCCAGCATGTTTTCTATGTAGCGTCATAGAACTCAATATCCCGTCACCAACAACTTTCCATCTCCAATTTCAGGGCTTCACGAAGGAATTTTCCTCACTGCGCGCACTGATAACGCACCATTCGGTGATGCCGGAGATGCTTCCGGTTCCGCTGTCACTGCCACGACCGCAAAACATCCCGATGAAGTGCAAACACACGGACGACTACGATACCTTCAGTGCGCTGAACGAGTTCGCCAAGCTGTTCTCCGACCTAGACATCTGTTCGTAGTAAAGCTCGCCGTACGGCACCGTTGGTAGGTGTTTCTGTGgaacattttgataaaatttagTTCGTTTTTGCCTTCCCGGGGAAGGGATGAGGATAGGATGGTAGAGGATAACCACGCGCGTGGTTACGTGGTGGTGACACCAACCGGGAGGCAGTTAGATGCGGCTGTAGAAGTCAGCTTCCTGATGAGTTTGTAAATAGCGTGTCAAATAGCTGCGTGTAAATAGTGCCTGTGAGATTGAGGTGGTGTGAGCAGGAAAGTTTTCGGTGCGGAAGTTCCCAAACATGTGTACACGCTGTAGCTGGCGGTAGAATCGGGGAGGAAGGTGCCCCAAAACGCCGGCAACAGAATAACAATCAAAATGTACTGAAGCGTCAAGACCAGTACGGTACTTGATACGCAGGCACGGTAAAGAGTGATCCTTCTTCTGGCAGTAGTAGCCCTGTTTTTGATATTGTGATATAGAGAACCGAATGTTACCACCCTTGTCCTCGCGAAGGAAGACCAGCACTAGGGTGTGCTGCCATTTTTGACAAGCTCAGGCAGATAGTCGGAGAGTCGAGCGGAGGCGTGTAAGCAACAGGAGCAGTAAGAATCCTTGTTTAGATTGAGCATTGATTTAAGAATTGAACGTCCCATTCGGGATGGACGTTGAGTACTGGAACATGTGCCCTAGAATTATACAGCGTACGCGTACCCTTCGATATACACTAAGTGGATAAACTATATGTATGTGTTCGTACACTGGCGTAATGACGGAAATAAATGACTTACAAAGTTAAGCGTAGTAAAAGATTCGTTCTGAGAGCTGCGTACTGAAAATACAATCCGAACCGACTTCAAGTCAATATCGTTACAACTAGATTTCTAAGTTCCCCGATTATGTTGCTCGTCTAAATGATTTAAATGGCTTTGTCACAGAAGGTTTGTGAACCGTTGGGGTCACATTCAATTTGCGTTCTTAGCGTACACTTTATCACATTATCATCCATACAATCTGCGTCCAGTTTCATTTCCGTGATATCTTTACATCACTTCCCTTTGCGGTGGCCATGAACGAAAGGAGAACAGGCTTCGttacaaaacaacatttaCATCAGCATCATCTTCCAGCGTAGCGAGAGCTGGCCAAACGTAGCGGTGAAACAGTGTCCTATTCTTCATCGCCGCGCTCTTTATTGTCACGCTGGACGCGCTTGAAGTTAACGAGTTTTTGATTACATTCTACAAGTACCGGAACTCATCTGAATGCCTGGGAGACTATTTCATCGTCTCTTCTGCTTCTAGACGTCTGGCCATGGATCTTGGTCCACGGAAAAGTGGAGACTCCAAATCACTCCGAAACCAAGAATGATTCTTGTCTGTCCGTTGTCCACATTGCGTTAAAGCTTTCTTCGTTTTGTGAAATGTCAGATTAACACTTACCGTGCCCTCCCCGGGGGTAGCTCCGGAATTCGGCGCTAATAATGTCTCTGCTAAGTGCTTGATTAAAAACGGATCTCATCTCGGTTGTCCGGATGTCGTCGAGGATGCTTGATGGCAAGCCAGCAAATATAGAACGCCCTAACCGAACCCGTCTGTGACCAACTTCTGAGACTTCTTTATCATGCAcaggagggtttttttttgttaatgtcCCCGGCAGCTTTTGCCGACTGCTCTCGTCGATGATAATAATGATGGAAACGTGACGTTGATCCAAACAAGCTTTTTGTTTCGGACGTCCCGAAACAACGCAGCACGCAAGGTCTGCAGTTCGTTTCGACCGCTGGGAACGAGTTGTGGCTAAATTGTCCAAAGCAGTTGGTAAATAATGTTAAATTGTCATCGACGAGCGGGCGTACGAAAAACGATGGTATGAGGTGAACAAGCAATCTCTCTGGTGGTTGTAGTGTGGTGCTTAGTATGCTGGCAACTTGTGCCGTCGAGCCAGGAAGGgtattataaaaaaagcaaggaTCCTACTCAACGTCAGACCGGCGAGAGTTAAGTACCCGTACCCGAACCGTGGCGAGCTTTCGACGAACGGAACTTCTGATGACATTATTTCGTTCGAGTGTATCTCAACTCATGGACGAGAAGTTCAAGAATTCGTACGCAGAGgagaacgagaaagaaaaacgcagtgaagccgtttttgttttcctttatttgtttttttttgccttttctgtTATTCAACCCAGAACCCGGTGTTCTGTAGGTCCCGGTTTTTATTATCCCATTATCTCGAGAACACTGCCGGCAGACACTGCATGTTAGTACACCCGTTACACGCGAAACCATCACGGGTGCCTTTTCGCAGCGTGTGGCCACTTGAgaaataattgtaaaataacATTTGCACTTACTTGCTGCGGACCGGTGTgtaaggtggtggtggtggtggtagtattCAACCTTCCAGGAAGTGGTGCCAGATGTCACCGTAACCTTATCGACGGAAGGTGAAGCGTTAGCGTAAGGATACGGATGAAAACTGCGAAGGAGTTTAGTAGTAGTTGTGCTAGTGTGGAATGTTTTTAGGTGCTACTAAGTGTGTCACGGTGCTAGAACTTGTGTTAGTATGGCCGAGAGGTAATTCCGGTGTTtcaagatgatgatggaacgATGAGGATGACTTTAGAAGACAAGAATAAAGGGCTTGCAGTACATTACTATGCAGGACGATAAAGAGGAGCTTTCGTTCGCAGATAAGTACATTTTAATACATTGTATCGACGCTCGATTTGGAGGTTGCATTTATTGAGATTTTAGATTTAGGGAAATAGGATTCTTATATTAACTGCTGAGATACAGAAGGCGCATCGAAAAGATCAAGTCATACCAAATGTGAGGTGGTGGTGAGCCCTAATGGAGTATTAGTCCGGCATTCTCAACACGCGTTCCAACCAACAGTATGAGtaatttccattttctgtCAGAATATTCTACCACAATCCATTCATCTGCATTACTGCTCTTTAGAGGAGTCCATAACAGGCACAATTCTGTGATGCTCCTGGGAATTTCGTTGCTTAGATGGGTAACCAAAGTCATGATCGTGCCAAGGTAGTATCTCTACAACTTCAAAATCGTCGCCGTCTTCTAATGCTCGGATTCTTAGGCAGGGTTCGATGACGAAAACGATGTCATCCGTCAAGCCAAGGACACCTTCCAGAGCAATGTTGGTGGCTAAAGGGAAGGCTGATATTCACCATTGATGCTTGTATATTTATACTCTGAGCTATTACGAATTGTTCTATTATGAGATGAatcaattatgaaatttaattatagAGAATCTGTAACAAGTGATTTATTCACGTGAAACTTTTCCCTAAATCTTCGCTCCAGTTCATGACATTGGTTGGCCTGTGCCGATTGTCGAACACAGTATAGCATTAAGACataattgaaaaatagttCCAAAAGGGGAAGTACATCAGTGCAAGATAGCTTCTTCGGCCAACGCAGACTAACGTGAACTTTACCAGACGAGCAGTGTAAAATGGACATAGTtatacttttattttctcccaTATTTATCCTCCACAAAAACTGAAAACTGGTAGCAAAACTTCCCAAAAGCAGCCACGATTGTAGATAGTTTGTGAGcgaacacacacagaaaataCATGGAACCAGCTCCGTCACACCGTAAGCAACTTAAGAAAAGTGTAACggtgcagcaaacaaaacttgtCCTACCGGAAAATCATCTCATGGAGTGTgccatttcgtttcgtttcgccaGGAAACAGTTCGCCAGCCCGCCCAGTGTATCCCAGTGACCGGAAACCGGGAAAAGCTTCACACGATGTGCAGCAGGTTGGAAGTAGCTGGGAGAGATTTTGCCCTTCCCATTCCAGGGGAAAACCTTTCGAAAGCATTTTCCTACTCGTAGCCGATTGTTTCCTCCGTAGTCTAGTGCTGCACCCAATCTGTCACTCTGCCTCTGCGTTTGCAAAAGTTACGAACAAGGGTTCgctggcgttttttttttgtatccacTGGGCTCTTATTCCGGTTGTACAGATGTGATTCTGCGATTCGTCTTTTTTCCTCTGTGTACATCTTTCAAACAAGGTTCGAGAGCCTCGAGGAAAGCCCGAAACTGTTCCtactcctgctgctgctacggaTGTAAAAGTGTTGacaacatcatcaccatcagcagttgcaagaaaaaagggaagcccAAATGCCAAAAAGAAGCATTATTTGGCAGTGTAAAGTGTTGAAGTTGCTGGTGGGCATGTTACTCCATCTTTTTTGTGCAATAAACCACACGACTCTGAATTCGGAAAAATGGGCCAGAACTGAAGGCAAGTGACAAATCTGGCACATTCCGCCCTTGCACCTTTACACTCTTCGTCTTTGGTGAAAGTGTTTGCCCAGTGCTGCCGCGTGAGATGAAACTGCGAACCAATAAGATGGTAAAGCGAGAAACGTTGGAGAACGTCCCCATGTAGTGAGTGCATCGTCGTGATGAATCGCGTAATGGCAAATCGTAGTTGGGTCTTGAATGGCAGCCGTTTACGTGTGTACACACAAAGACACATTCCATATGGCACCGACGAGATGGCAGTGAATGAATTCTACTCCCTTTTATCTCCATCAATAGTGGGTTTCATGGCAGCTGCTTGCTTTCTCCGCACATAAGCAAATGGCCATTGACGGTGGTTGTGAGCTGAGCGTTAAGAGTGTTCATTAAAAAGCGTTGCGAAGAAAGAAAGGTTTAGCAAAGGCTTGCAGCCATGGCATTAAAGTGTTTGATGGGTGCTTTACGTTTTTCCACTACATTTCCTTACTTCACAAGAGGTTTGTATGTGatttgatgatggtttttaTAGCACTGATGCACACATTATAGTAGGCTTGAACAGCGAATTTTCAGTTTGATATCTGAAGGAGATGAATCATAAGGTTAACTGTTTAGGAGTCGATCATTGAGGACGAATTTTGGATTTCAAAAAGAGAAATAGAGTTGAGCAAAATGTGAATACCAGTTTTCTGTTACGTTCCAGAACTCATATTGTTTTCAGGAGCTTTcttgttcagttcagttcatGTATTTGTGTTAGAAATTTTTCTAAGGTTCCAGTCTGAAGACATTAAAATCAGCTAATCGTTAAGCGTTGTTTTTCGATATCGAAACACCTGTAATCAACGAGCGGTTGTGCGATTGCTTTCCAACAAACTTCGATACGCTCCGTTGCATTCGACGTTCGGTACAGTCTTTACAGTCAAACTaatcaaatacacacacacacagcgaagACACAAGAACCATTCCTTCTTCTCCGTTCGTCGAGACAGAACCAGGAAAGCGCAGAAAGCAAAAAGTACACACTTGAAGTTAATTGAATGAGTTTTTCCCGAGTACTTCCATGCAGCACAGGAAGGCGGAAGCATCGAGCCAAGGATCGGATTCGATTGGCAGCGAATGAAATGCTATCGACTGTTTTTCGTGTGGCAGAGCAGAGTTGAAGCGTACAGTCAGGCCCGTTGTTCGAAAGGGAAGAGATTAGGTTTTGGGTTTAGTTTTAATCAGTAATTGAAAAATGGCTTTCATCTTTTCGGTGGAAAGCGGGAACGGTTATCAGATCGTAAGGACGAAAGTACCTGTAAGCAGGAGGTCGAGTGTGCTGCTAGGGCAACACCACGGGGAAGAATTTGTGGAACTAAACGAAGGTTGTTTgctgttattttatttcgggATAAAATCCAATCATGGTAACCTTAGCAGTCACAGTGTATCCGGTTGCATGAGCcgttaaaattaaatgaatttaataTGGCAGTTAGACAACTGGATAAACAtgcaaaatattcattttatttgtctGTCAGCTAGTTCGCGATAAGGGCAGGTTTAAGATACAGATAATATGAaatatttgcttcttttcgaACAAATTTGGTGAGTGATTTTTCCCACCGAAAGATGAGCCGATAATAATGACGAAATTCTTCaaggggttttattttctaggGAGAAAATTATCTACGGTTTTTCTTTATGAGCCCCATTTTAAAAACTGCTAGTGCGGGATTGTTTACTTCACCATGAATGGGATTCCTCTACTTCTGCAGTCCTCGGTCCAAAGTGTTATCATTCTCATTTAATTTGGAAATGGACTTTAGTAAAAATACTCACAGCATGATATCTTTCAATATCCGCTGCTTTTCATTGGTACTCAATCACGCTTGTGCTTATTTCGCTCGGAAAGCGCTCAGCACCAGATAATTCTTAGTGACGACGTAATTATAGTCGCTTTGCTTAACAAAACAAGATGGAGGGACGCAACAAAGTAGGGCGGGCGTAAAGGAAAAGCGCACCATAAAATATACCACATTACAGAATACACAGGAAAAAAGGGGTGGTTTTTCGCACATCCCGATGCTATATTACGGTTCGTCGCTTACGGTACAGTTGCTCACATTTAATGTGGGACGGCTTAAAAGTTCTTCATTATAATGTTTTCAATAATCTAAATGACTTtaattaaatacttttttttggtgagtATCTAGCGTTATTCTTTAAAAAGGGGGTTTAGATATTTTAGCAAAATTGTTCCACtaattttggtttctttttggaAATACGATACTGGACACTAAATAATTCTTTTAAAGTTGTTTCAacaaaatattagaaaatagTCAGTCGTTTGTGATGAATTCAAAATaatgagtaaataaaatttattgtttattttacaagaacaaaatattttaatttttatactgTACAGTATTTTAAACTAACATTCAATTGTTATGGTACGAATTTTTCAAGGACGAagtcaaataattattttttttatgctaaGGCGTAGTTCTGCTTATCAGTTGGCTTTAAGTCCTGTAAGATGACTTGAAATAGTCGAACAAGCATTTTATATCGAATTTCTTCACAGTTACTTTCATACAGTCTTCACAAATATGATGTTGTCCCAACTTACCCCCAGCGCAACTGTATCTCTAGCGTTTGGTTCGGTTTTACGGTGTGGTCTTTCGTCACCGTACGCCGGAAGTAGGTCAGCGACACGGTTAAGCTCCGTGTGCTCGGATGATTAAACGGGCTGTTAATTTAGTTATCTTTTGTACCTGGTCGGCTTTTCCGAGTAATTTCAGTTCAACCACCCATCCCCCGCTAGCACTAAAGGGTTTGGatgtagggggggggggggagcttttttcgtttgatcCGTAAGCTTGTAACGCGTTCCGTGATAGTGTGCACAGATACGTGTATGGTCCTGTTTTTTTCCCAGCACACACAGCATCACACAGGATGTGCTTGATGAATGTTCCGCAGATAATGAGCATCCGCTTGTCAATTACGAGAAGAAGGACTACATTAACTAGTGCGCAAGGTGACACGTGGGATAGTGATGTCAAGGTGGAAAACCAGCTGCATTGTGCCAGCCGACTCGCACACCCGGCCGGCTTCAATCTACATTTCAATACTGGCATTGTTACCAGTGGCTTCCACCCGGACCTCGCTTTTTCACCCTGCCTTCGTTAAATCTCGgtgacatttttcaatttctccaTGGGAAATTAACACCGATTGCAGAGTACGGTGGGAGTGTCAAAGGCGATGACGTGAGATGGAGAAGCAGGATGTTTCATTGTTAGGGATGCATTGTATTGGAGCGCTCAATGGGGAAATGTcgacgagagagagaaacaggtAGAAAGGACGGCATGGTAACACATCAAACAGAATGGGTTTAAACCTTGGCAAAGGACTCCCACTTTTCTCAGAATTGTTTGACGCGTTCGCTGGCAGAGGGAGCTGTTTCTGAGCttagtaaaattaattataaatcagACTCGTTTAGAGTGACAATTCAATtaccgcacacaaacacacacacacacaataaataaaaaaatggagaaaccCTAACGATGTTACTCTGTTGCACTGTTGGAAAGCTCCAAGCGATGAATCCTAACAAATGAATTAGAATGTGAAATTGATATGAAATTCAAAAACGGACCTTTGCGCATCTTCAAAAATGTAATACGGAGTTGGCAGATCTGCTAGTTCTGGGCAGCACAGATGGGTCATCTTTCTTCCGACGAACCTCAGAAGTGGCATTCTAGTAGTGTATTATTGCTTTTATTACTGCGAAGTACACATTCCAGCTGGGGGTTCCTCCTTTTCTAGTGACTATTGCCAGCAGTTGCGTCCCCATTGTCACTGGATACGCGCTACTTGGAGTCGT encodes the following:
- the LOC126564910 gene encoding EGFR adapter protein-like, producing the protein MQEVEYFNDTTTTANAERMDRKHTRKCSYDLLDGSDILPARQTPPSHHRLSSAYNKCDENVNYTADPLLLTSSDEDSSGSPTGEMNNCIKFMEKPALIKRFALGFLRSTEESLPLMCHKSSPTSPQKKLNDILSEDIYTLDQIVSSKFGDSCKQSFAGSTRLLAGGTTNASTPAAPTTTVADGIEYEFKRNLIRQTNSASSSPKRFPTLTPPKHADSLNSVSLGEDSEELKRASWFQAGLPRELSLEVLTQQSPGAFLVRRSTTKHGCFALSLRVPPGPGPKVVHYLIMKTERGYKIKGFTKEFSSLRALITHHSVMPEMLPVPLSLPRPQNIPMKCKHTDDYDTFSALNEFAKLFSDLDICS